The following proteins are encoded in a genomic region of Synechococcus sp. CBW1002:
- a CDS encoding DUF1543 domain-containing protein produces the protein MTDAPATPLLFLVVLGGRTARCHVELHDVRFVAGDCIEATIPALRAQWFGQRRGLHIDSYVAVHRVDGFQVMLQPEPQQASAERLYFVNLGAYDPRQLAELHQFGLVVARSPRAAKARAKGRWLVGATEQHKDDLSLLQVLPEADDCLPLAQVGALHVHLIPDPQGRHQPLVPDWFGYRRIDRDDV, from the coding sequence GTGACCGACGCGCCAGCGACTCCCCTCCTGTTCCTGGTGGTGCTCGGCGGCCGGACGGCCCGCTGCCACGTGGAGCTGCACGATGTGCGCTTTGTGGCGGGGGACTGCATCGAGGCCACCATCCCAGCCCTGCGCGCCCAGTGGTTCGGGCAGCGGCGCGGGCTGCACATCGACAGCTATGTGGCCGTGCATCGCGTGGATGGCTTCCAGGTGATGCTGCAGCCAGAGCCCCAGCAGGCCAGCGCCGAACGGCTCTACTTCGTGAACCTCGGTGCCTACGACCCTCGGCAGCTGGCGGAGTTGCACCAGTTCGGACTGGTGGTGGCCCGCTCACCCCGGGCCGCCAAGGCCAGGGCCAAGGGCCGCTGGCTGGTGGGAGCCACCGAGCAGCACAAAGACGATCTCTCCCTGCTCCAGGTGCTGCCGGAGGCGGACGACTGCCTCCCCCTGGCGCAGGTGGGAGCGTTGCACGTGCACCTGATCCCCGATCCGCAGGGGCGCCATCAGCCCCTGGTGCCCGACTGGTTCGGCTACCGGCGCATCGATCGGGATGACGTCTGA
- a CDS encoding AI-2E family transporter — protein sequence MLERLVLPPWLRFGLALPLLVLNLWVLRQLLLPLAPFPALFLGAALIAFLLDLPARWLKDRGMPRLLALALVLGGALGLVALAVLWLVPRLVQQLGDLINALPSWLAEGELLLQNLQDWAVQRGLPSDFGNLSSDLISRTSRIASQVSQQLLALLGTTLGITINTLIVLVLAAFLLLGGDAIVAGLGIWLPAGVRSLVLTTLGRTFRGYFAGQVVLALILSGAQIVVFTLLGIPYGVLFAVAIGFTTLIPYASALTIVVVSVLLALEDPRTALEVLAAAISVGQVVDQVIQPRLMGSIVGLQPAWLLVSLPIGARVGSLMGFGELLGLLLAVPLASCVKTFLDAWGERLRAGEAPGEPLS from the coding sequence ATGCTTGAGCGCCTGGTGCTGCCCCCCTGGCTGCGGTTCGGCCTCGCCCTGCCGCTGCTGGTTCTCAACCTCTGGGTGCTACGGCAGCTGCTGCTGCCCCTGGCGCCGTTTCCGGCCCTGTTCCTGGGGGCAGCCCTGATCGCCTTTCTGCTGGATCTGCCGGCCCGCTGGCTGAAGGATCGCGGCATGCCGCGGCTGCTGGCCCTGGCCCTGGTGCTGGGGGGCGCCCTGGGGCTGGTGGCCCTGGCGGTGCTGTGGCTGGTGCCGCGGCTGGTGCAGCAGCTCGGCGATCTGATCAATGCGCTGCCCTCCTGGCTGGCGGAGGGGGAACTGCTGCTGCAGAACCTGCAGGACTGGGCCGTGCAGCGGGGCCTCCCCAGCGACTTCGGCAATCTCAGCAGTGATCTGATCAGCCGCACCAGCCGGATTGCCAGCCAGGTGAGCCAGCAGCTGCTGGCCCTGCTGGGCACCACGCTGGGGATCACGATCAACACGCTGATCGTGCTGGTGCTGGCCGCCTTCCTGCTGCTGGGCGGCGACGCCATTGTGGCGGGGCTCGGGATCTGGTTACCGGCGGGGGTGCGCTCCCTGGTGCTCACCACCCTGGGACGCACCTTCCGCGGCTACTTCGCCGGCCAGGTGGTGCTCGCCCTGATCCTCAGCGGCGCCCAGATCGTGGTGTTCACCCTGCTGGGTATTCCCTACGGCGTGCTGTTCGCCGTGGCGATCGGCTTCACCACCTTGATCCCCTACGCCAGTGCCCTCACGATCGTGGTGGTGAGCGTGCTGCTGGCGCTGGAAGACCCCCGCACCGCTCTGGAGGTGCTGGCGGCCGCGATCAGCGTCGGCCAGGTGGTGGATCAGGTGATCCAGCCGCGGCTGATGGGCAGCATCGTGGGGCTGCAGCCGGCCTGGCTGCTGGTGAGTCTGCCGATCGGGGCCCGGGTGGGCAGCCTGATGGGCTTCGGGGAGCTGCTGGGCCTGCTCCTGGCGGTGCCCCTGGCCAGCTGCGTCAAGACCTTCCTCGATGCCTGGGGTGAACGCTTGCGGGCAGGGGAGGCACCGGGCGAGCCACTCAGTTGA
- a CDS encoding cell division protein SepF — MDLEGTLQAIDDPFWIRPIEVVVVHPGSFSEGCAALVLVREQKTILVDLSQLDEDVAQRVVDFLAGGVFALDGSSERAGDQVFLFAPESVSIQRD; from the coding sequence ATGGATCTTGAGGGCACCTTGCAGGCCATCGACGACCCCTTCTGGATCCGTCCGATCGAAGTGGTTGTCGTGCATCCCGGCTCCTTCTCGGAGGGATGTGCGGCCCTGGTGCTGGTGCGCGAGCAGAAAACCATCCTCGTGGACCTCTCCCAGCTGGACGAGGATGTGGCCCAGCGGGTGGTCGACTTCCTCGCCGGCGGTGTCTTCGCCCTCGATGGCTCCTCCGAACGGGCCGGCGATCAGGTGTTCCTGTTCGCTCCTGAAAGCGTTTCGATCCAGCGCGACTGA
- the cysC gene encoding adenylyl-sulfate kinase — translation MTASPASNPAYGELTSRGASTNIVWHHSTVTRAARAHQRGHRSAILWFTGLSGAGKSTLANAVNSALFEQGLACYVLDGDNIRHGLCKDLGFSDADREENIRRIGEVAKLFLDAGVVVLTAFVSPFRADRDKARSLVEAGDFIEIHCAADLSICEDRDTKGLYAKARAGEIKEFTGISSPYEEPENPELRVDTGSQSLDDCVAQVISHLEAQGIIPAVN, via the coding sequence ATGACTGCCAGCCCCGCCTCGAATCCCGCCTACGGCGAGCTCACCAGCCGGGGGGCTTCCACCAACATCGTGTGGCACCACTCCACGGTGACCCGGGCCGCCCGGGCCCACCAGCGCGGCCACCGCAGCGCCATTCTCTGGTTCACCGGGCTGAGTGGTGCCGGCAAGAGCACCCTGGCCAACGCCGTCAACTCGGCTCTGTTCGAGCAGGGCCTGGCCTGCTACGTACTCGATGGCGACAACATCCGCCACGGGCTCTGCAAGGACCTGGGCTTCTCGGATGCCGATCGGGAGGAGAACATCCGCCGCATCGGTGAAGTGGCCAAGCTCTTCCTGGATGCCGGCGTGGTGGTGCTCACCGCCTTCGTTTCGCCATTCCGGGCGGATCGTGACAAGGCCCGCTCGCTGGTGGAGGCCGGCGATTTCATCGAGATCCACTGTGCCGCCGACCTGAGCATCTGCGAAGACCGCGACACCAAGGGCCTTTATGCCAAGGCCCGAGCGGGTGAGATCAAGGAATTCACCGGCATTTCCAGCCCCTACGAGGAACCGGAGAACCCCGAACTGCGGGTCGATACCGGCAGTCAGAGTCTGGACGACTGCGTCGCCCAGGTGATCAGCCACCTCGAGGCGCAGGGCATCATCCCGGCGGTCAACTGA
- a CDS encoding response regulator transcription factor, with the protein MTASDSPLDSSFPGLRALHDATHHLGLVERTRLVMELLSHYQVLVCNPNRTFGVLLLSHLQEWRATGVSQRLVGIAHTSNEGRSLIERVQGRLLVVTTVALQDGPVYGWSGELHRRSSPTKVLMLMDAAHRTTVKTAIDAGVDALLVQHNIGQGALLEALEALETGQRYLDPECRLALETRERASDELSEREMEILQLVAEGCSNREIAGRLSIAEVTARDHVQNILRKLRVDNRTAAVLAGVRQGYLHWTNT; encoded by the coding sequence ATGACAGCTTCCGATTCACCGCTCGATTCCTCCTTCCCAGGCCTGCGGGCCCTTCACGACGCCACGCATCACCTGGGACTGGTGGAGCGGACCCGGCTGGTGATGGAACTCCTCAGCCACTACCAGGTGCTGGTCTGCAACCCCAACCGCACCTTCGGGGTGCTGCTGTTGAGCCATCTTCAGGAGTGGCGTGCCACTGGAGTCAGCCAGCGGCTGGTAGGCATCGCCCACACCAGCAATGAGGGGCGCTCGCTGATCGAGCGGGTCCAGGGGCGCCTGCTGGTGGTCACCACAGTGGCCCTGCAGGATGGCCCGGTCTACGGGTGGTCAGGAGAGTTGCACCGTCGCAGCTCACCCACCAAGGTGCTGATGCTGATGGATGCCGCCCATCGCACCACTGTGAAAACCGCGATCGATGCCGGTGTGGATGCGCTGCTGGTGCAGCACAACATCGGGCAAGGCGCGTTGCTGGAGGCCCTGGAAGCACTGGAAACCGGCCAGCGCTACCTCGATCCGGAGTGCCGGCTCGCCCTGGAAACACGCGAGCGGGCCAGCGACGAGCTCTCGGAACGCGAGATGGAGATCCTGCAGCTCGTAGCAGAAGGCTGCTCGAACCGGGAGATCGCCGGTCGGTTGTCCATCGCCGAGGTGACGGCCCGCGACCACGTCCAGAACATCCTGCGCAAGCTCCGGGTGGATAACCGCACCGCGGCCGTACTGGCGGGCGTGCGGCAGGGCTATCTGCACTGGACGAACACCTGA
- a CDS encoding ABC transporter ATP-binding protein, whose amino-acid sequence MLTPTPYLELEAVEVWLGPRRVFDDLSLQLHLGEHTVILGPNGSGKSSLIKLLSRELYPVVRPGSRLRIFGSETVNLWQLRGRIGLVSQDLQAGYVGRVPAADVVLSGFFGSVGIGRSQQPTLPQRQRVAELMEQLGLADLVERPYAQLSDGQRRRLLLARALVHNPEVLVLDEPTNGLDLQAKHQLLAILRQLAQSGTTLLLVTHQIEAILPEISRAVLLNQGRVVNDGPAAALLQDAPLSALFDTPLKVCTANGYRQVVPA is encoded by the coding sequence TTGCTCACCCCCACCCCCTATCTGGAGCTTGAGGCGGTCGAGGTCTGGCTGGGACCTCGCCGCGTCTTCGACGACCTCTCCCTGCAGCTGCACCTGGGCGAACACACGGTGATCCTGGGGCCCAACGGCTCCGGCAAGAGTTCCCTGATCAAGCTGCTCAGCCGCGAGCTCTACCCCGTGGTCAGGCCAGGCTCCCGGCTGCGGATCTTCGGCAGCGAGACGGTGAACCTCTGGCAGCTGCGCGGCCGGATCGGCCTGGTGTCTCAGGATCTGCAGGCGGGTTATGTCGGCCGCGTGCCCGCTGCTGATGTGGTGCTCTCCGGCTTCTTCGGCTCGGTGGGGATCGGCCGCAGTCAGCAGCCCACCCTCCCCCAGCGCCAGCGGGTGGCCGAGCTGATGGAGCAGCTGGGGCTGGCCGATCTGGTGGAACGGCCCTATGCCCAGCTGTCCGATGGCCAGCGGCGCCGGTTGCTGCTGGCCCGGGCCCTGGTGCACAACCCCGAGGTGCTGGTGCTCGATGAACCCACCAACGGCCTCGACCTCCAGGCGAAGCACCAGCTCCTGGCGATCCTGCGGCAGCTGGCCCAGTCCGGCACCACCCTGCTGCTGGTCACCCATCAGATCGAGGCGATCCTTCCCGAGATCAGCCGAGCCGTGCTGCTGAACCAGGGGCGGGTGGTGAACGATGGCCCCGCCGCCGCTCTGCTGCAGGACGCTCCTCTCAGCGCCCTGTTCGACACCCCCTTGAAGGTGTGCACCGCCAACGGCTACCGCCAGGTGGTGCCGGCCTGA
- a CDS encoding IS66 family transposase, whose translation MGAPPAGISEVDWLSWPAGAREFILAQQEEMVQLRVQLTALATELAHLRERIGRSSRNSSKPPSSDGQGFRPPERRKGSGRKRGGQPGHPGSGPELLPIERVDEVVEHHPQACRRCGTLLQGQDPEPLRHQVIEIPPITPLVIEHRLHRLVCPCCSTSTCASLPAEVEVSHYGPRLSALVGLLGSAFPLSFSKTQALLDQLLGVQISRGAMATIRQRLSAALEQPMQEALAFARQQSVVYVDETGAPTGNADGGNPDGRRGWEWVMVTAMGVTVFLQSLSRSAAAAIDLLGNAFGGIVVSDRFSAYNHLPLEQRQLCWAHVIRDLTAIADRQGASGEIGAELLGLQQQLFAQWHRYKDGTIDWSTLQQGCRPIRQAFVGTLQRVVELGCQRGERTPWAKTVRTCHQLLQVSDGLWTFLEIEGIEPTNNAAERALRHSVIQRKISHGVQSRQGAICRSRLLTVTTSLRQQGRDIWQFLEQALIAHHRGGEMPSLLPNP comes from the coding sequence ATGGGCGCCCCTCCTGCTGGCATTTCCGAGGTGGACTGGTTGTCGTGGCCAGCTGGTGCCAGGGAGTTCATTCTGGCTCAACAGGAGGAGATGGTGCAGCTCCGCGTCCAGCTCACCGCCCTGGCGACCGAACTGGCCCATCTGCGCGAGCGGATCGGCCGCAGCTCCCGCAATTCTTCCAAGCCTCCCTCCAGTGATGGCCAGGGGTTTAGGCCGCCCGAACGACGCAAGGGCAGTGGCCGCAAGCGCGGCGGCCAGCCGGGCCATCCCGGATCTGGGCCGGAGCTGCTGCCGATCGAGCGGGTGGATGAGGTGGTCGAGCACCACCCCCAGGCCTGCCGCCGCTGCGGCACGTTGCTACAGGGTCAGGATCCCGAGCCCTTGAGGCACCAGGTGATCGAGATTCCACCGATCACGCCTCTGGTGATCGAGCACCGGCTGCACCGCCTGGTCTGCCCCTGCTGTTCCACCAGCACCTGTGCCTCGTTACCGGCGGAGGTGGAAGTAAGCCATTACGGTCCCCGGCTCAGTGCTCTGGTGGGTCTGCTGGGTAGTGCCTTCCCGTTGAGTTTCAGCAAGACCCAGGCGCTGCTGGATCAGCTGCTGGGGGTACAGATCAGCCGGGGAGCGATGGCCACTATCCGCCAGCGCTTGAGTGCAGCACTGGAGCAGCCCATGCAGGAGGCCCTTGCGTTTGCCCGTCAGCAGTCGGTGGTCTATGTCGATGAAACCGGTGCCCCCACCGGTAATGCCGATGGGGGCAACCCCGATGGCCGGCGCGGCTGGGAGTGGGTCATGGTGACCGCCATGGGGGTGACAGTGTTCTTGCAGAGCCTGAGCCGCTCGGCTGCCGCCGCGATCGACCTGCTCGGGAATGCCTTTGGCGGAATTGTGGTGAGCGATCGCTTCTCCGCCTACAACCATCTCCCGCTGGAGCAGCGCCAGCTGTGCTGGGCGCACGTGATCCGCGATCTCACCGCCATCGCTGACCGTCAGGGCGCCAGCGGTGAGATTGGAGCGGAGCTGCTGGGCCTGCAGCAGCAGCTGTTTGCCCAGTGGCACCGCTACAAAGACGGAACGATCGACTGGTCCACGTTGCAGCAGGGCTGTCGGCCGATCCGCCAGGCGTTTGTGGGCACGCTGCAGCGGGTTGTGGAGCTGGGCTGCCAGCGCGGCGAGCGAACGCCGTGGGCCAAGACGGTGCGTACCTGCCATCAGTTGCTGCAAGTGAGCGATGGCCTCTGGACCTTCCTGGAGATTGAAGGGATCGAGCCCACCAACAACGCAGCCGAGCGTGCCCTGCGCCATTCGGTGATTCAGCGCAAGATCAGCCATGGCGTCCAATCCCGCCAGGGTGCAATCTGCCGCAGCAGGTTGCTCACGGTCACCACCAGCCTGCGGCAACAGGGCCGTGATATCTGGCAGTTCCTGGAGCAGGCCTTGATCGCCCATCATCGCGGCGGTGAGATGCCATCGCTGTTGCCGAATCCCTGA